Proteins from a genomic interval of Heteronotia binoei isolate CCM8104 ecotype False Entrance Well chromosome 5, APGP_CSIRO_Hbin_v1, whole genome shotgun sequence:
- the PLAC8L1 gene encoding PLAC8-like protein 1, with translation MRILATLEYVKRLGNSSKEKQIWKGGGRLLYNKANRWHHSHESLPSRLLKSKDCLFYELPCCLPPDPLLFLCWCICLFFLFRSRNSAAPVTTQPSPGGAALSSIIPVVVHPGGKWSTGLFDVCSDKRVCVCGLLCGPCLECSTASRYGECFCFPLLLGSTLGLRVGTRERYKIHRTLCEDWMAVHCCWPFAVCQAAREMERRSIFQIYEINSSSPPPPSVKDALV, from the exons ATGAGGATCTTGGCAACTCTTGAGTATGTAAA AAGGCtaggaaacagcagcaaggaGAAACaaatctggaaggggggggggcgattACTATATAACAAAGCAAATAGATGGCATCACAGTCATGAATCTCTTCCTTCACGCCTCCTTAAGAGCAAAGATTGCTTGTTTTACGAGCTACCTTGCTGCTTGCCCCCAGATCCCCTCTTATTTTTGTGTTGGTGTATTTGCTTATTTTTTTTATTCAGGAGCAGAAACTCAGCGGCACCCGTGACGACTCAACCATCTCCTGGTGGTGCTGCTTTGTCCAGCATCATCCCAGTTGTGGTACATCCTGGAGGCAAGTGGTCTACTGGCTTGTTTGATGTCTGCAGTGACAAGAGAGTTT GTGTGTGTGGTTTGCTGTGCGGCCCGTGTCTGGAATGTAGCACTGCAAGTCGTTATGGGGAGTGCTTTTGCTTTCCGCTACTGTTGGGATCCACCTTAGGATTAAGAGTTGGGACCAGAGAAAGATACAAAATACAT cgaACCCTGTGTGAAGACTGGATGGCAGTTCACTGCTGCTGGCCTTTTGCAGTCTGTCAAGCAGCCCGAGAAATGGAGAGGAGATCTATCTTTCAGATCTATGAAATAAactcatcatctcctcctcctccttcagtcaAAGATGCTCTCGTTTGA